A part of Leptospira congkakensis genomic DNA contains:
- a CDS encoding YajQ family cyclic di-GMP-binding protein produces MAQDPSFDIVSKIERPELQNAVAQAMTEIQTRFDFKGSNSEIKLTEDSLVLTSENDIKLKQVIDVLTTKMAKRGISLKAFDFESKIESATGQTVRQKVKIQNGLDKEQTKQITTLIKDQKLKVQATIQGESVRVVGKKKDDLQEVMAAIRNANFNFDANFTNFKG; encoded by the coding sequence ATGGCTCAAGATCCATCATTTGACATTGTATCAAAAATCGAAAGACCGGAATTACAAAACGCCGTGGCTCAGGCCATGACAGAAATTCAAACAAGGTTTGATTTTAAAGGATCCAACTCCGAAATCAAACTCACAGAAGATAGTTTGGTTTTGACTTCGGAAAACGATATCAAACTGAAACAGGTGATTGATGTCCTTACCACCAAAATGGCCAAAAGGGGCATTAGTCTGAAGGCCTTCGATTTTGAGTCCAAAATTGAGTCGGCTACGGGCCAAACAGTGCGCCAAAAAGTAAAAATCCAGAATGGTTTGGACAAAGAACAAACCAAACAAATCACCACTCTGATCAAAGACCAAAAACTAAAGGTTCAGGCCACCATCCAAGGGGAATCGGTTCGAGTTGTGGGCAAAAAAAAGGACGATTTGCAAGAGGTAATGGCGGCGATTCGAAATGCCAATTTCAATTTTGATGCCAATTTTACTAATTTTAAGGGATAA
- a CDS encoding MFS transporter codes for MNQLIFYFAFALGTFASSCFLYSIVIFCQTLDTVKGFSGIVFFFLFLPFPIFFLYTGYLLDRYSKKWVVVGFQFFLVLASFLLAAFTEVFLTYPLLLLPLAFVNGIGMTTVLPGRMAILREVMESHRLVFHTIAGNLLLIFAFGMSPLAVGWFREGRGYSSLFFVLAGFHFLSMIAFTLLRYADPNEKIKPFSAYNKTTSFPSLTSNLKAVLEFLKTDPVSRQVMYMAILSMLALGPIQVILPKYVRNELGLGELARGTVLVFLGPGLFLGGVLTILFHHLERKGLVLLIVFSLSSFFFLGFVPFGKPEATSFFLFCFGVSGGVLSSLLPAILQKRAEDGLRGRILSLYTVCFQFTPAVSGFLAALLADTIGSQWTFGILGGMFLCFALFSFLQYRELRQS; via the coding sequence TTGAACCAACTGATTTTCTATTTTGCTTTTGCCCTTGGAACCTTTGCCAGTAGTTGTTTTTTATATTCGATCGTAATCTTTTGCCAAACCCTAGATACGGTAAAAGGTTTCTCTGGGATTGTTTTCTTTTTTCTATTTTTACCCTTTCCCATATTTTTCTTATACACTGGATATTTACTCGATCGTTATTCTAAAAAATGGGTTGTTGTTGGGTTTCAGTTTTTCCTTGTTCTCGCTAGTTTTTTGTTAGCTGCCTTTACTGAAGTTTTTTTAACCTATCCGCTTTTATTATTACCTTTGGCTTTTGTGAATGGGATTGGAATGACAACGGTGCTTCCTGGTCGGATGGCGATTTTACGAGAAGTGATGGAATCGCATCGACTTGTTTTTCATACCATTGCTGGAAACTTACTTTTGATTTTTGCTTTTGGGATGAGCCCTCTGGCGGTGGGTTGGTTTCGAGAAGGAAGAGGGTATTCTAGTTTATTTTTTGTTTTGGCTGGTTTCCACTTTCTATCCATGATCGCCTTTACCTTGTTACGTTATGCAGATCCAAATGAAAAAATAAAACCTTTTAGTGCCTATAACAAAACCACAAGTTTCCCATCCCTGACATCTAATCTAAAAGCAGTTTTGGAATTTTTAAAAACGGATCCAGTTTCTAGACAAGTGATGTATATGGCCATCCTCAGTATGCTTGCCCTTGGTCCCATCCAAGTCATCCTTCCGAAGTATGTGCGAAATGAACTGGGTTTGGGTGAACTCGCACGGGGGACGGTTCTTGTCTTTTTAGGGCCTGGGTTATTTCTCGGTGGGGTTCTCACCATCCTCTTCCATCATTTGGAAAGAAAGGGTCTTGTTTTACTGATTGTTTTTTCTCTTTCGTCTTTTTTCTTTTTGGGATTTGTTCCTTTTGGAAAACCAGAAGCCACTTCTTTCTTTTTGTTTTGTTTTGGAGTGTCGGGGGGAGTTCTTTCGAGCCTCCTTCCTGCCATTTTGCAAAAACGGGCCGAGGATGGACTCCGCGGGAGAATCCTTTCTCTTTATACGGTTTGTTTCCAATTCACGCCGGCGGTTTCTGGATTTCTGGCAGCCCTCCTTGCGGACACCATTGGGTCACAATGGACCTTCGGAATTCTCGGTGGGATGTTTCTCTGTTTTGCCTTGTTTTCTTTTCTCCAATACCGGGAATTACGGCAGAGTTAA
- a CDS encoding MiaB/RimO family radical SAM methylthiotransferase → MPKLKENLEETPKSFFITTLGCPKNTVDSMAMHQSLLKEGLLPAAGPEASDFHLVNTCTFIQDATKETIQTILDSIDIKKKNKQKLVVVGCFAERAGKEISDDLPEVDLHFGTGKYDKAGEILRKSFPLDFKDLTEFNEDLLERLTTSKGIENYSKPYSYVKISDGCNRGCHFCIIPNLRGKYRDTESSDVLTQTKLAVKAGSKEICLVSQDTVFYGKDTDKLLDLVRSVADVDGLELLRLLYLYPDKKTEKLLDLYGEIPKIAPYLESPLQHVSKSVLKSMNRTGEYSYFKSLFEKARGLRPELEIRTSFILGFPGETMEDVEEIIRFVEDVKPEKVNLFPYSPQDGTKGATMDGQLKDKEIARRVNLVRDAYLGTLKSIHQNRIGKLYPAVVDEVLEKGAIVRRFQDAPEIDEVVYVEEEGLKLGQFGQVRVDSFYELDMSGTWVV, encoded by the coding sequence ATGCCGAAACTAAAAGAAAATTTAGAAGAAACACCGAAGTCGTTTTTTATCACGACTCTCGGTTGTCCTAAAAATACCGTGGATTCTATGGCTATGCACCAGTCGCTCCTAAAGGAAGGTCTCCTTCCTGCGGCTGGCCCCGAAGCCAGTGATTTCCACTTAGTGAATACTTGTACGTTTATCCAAGATGCAACCAAGGAAACCATCCAAACCATTTTGGATTCCATTGATATCAAAAAGAAAAACAAACAAAAGTTAGTGGTTGTCGGTTGTTTTGCAGAACGTGCTGGAAAAGAAATCTCGGATGATCTTCCTGAGGTGGATCTTCATTTTGGAACTGGTAAATATGATAAAGCAGGGGAGATTTTAAGAAAAAGTTTCCCACTCGATTTTAAAGACCTAACCGAATTTAACGAAGACCTACTCGAAAGACTCACAACCAGTAAGGGTATCGAAAACTATTCCAAACCATACTCATATGTAAAAATTTCTGACGGCTGCAACCGAGGTTGTCATTTTTGTATCATTCCTAACTTACGTGGGAAGTATCGTGATACAGAAAGCTCTGATGTTTTGACTCAAACGAAACTTGCCGTCAAAGCGGGATCTAAAGAAATTTGCCTTGTTTCACAAGACACCGTTTTTTATGGAAAGGACACCGATAAACTTTTGGATTTAGTTCGTTCTGTTGCTGATGTAGACGGACTCGAACTTTTGCGCCTTCTCTATCTTTATCCAGATAAAAAAACAGAAAAGTTACTCGATCTTTATGGAGAAATTCCTAAGATTGCCCCGTATTTGGAAAGTCCCTTACAACATGTTTCCAAATCCGTTTTAAAATCAATGAATCGTACCGGCGAATATTCATATTTCAAATCCTTGTTTGAAAAGGCAAGGGGTCTAAGACCTGAATTGGAAATCCGAACTTCCTTTATTTTGGGTTTTCCTGGAGAAACTATGGAAGACGTGGAAGAAATCATTCGTTTCGTCGAAGATGTAAAACCAGAAAAGGTAAATCTATTTCCTTATTCCCCACAAGACGGAACCAAAGGTGCCACAATGGATGGGCAACTCAAAGACAAGGAGATTGCTCGTCGTGTGAATTTGGTGCGGGATGCGTATCTCGGAACTTTAAAATCCATCCACCAAAATCGAATTGGAAAACTATACCCTGCCGTTGTGGATGAAGTTTTGGAAAAAGGTGCAATCGTTCGCCGATTCCAAGACGCTCCCGAAATTGATGAAGTCGTTTATGTGGAAGAAGAAGGTTTAAAACTTGGCCAGTTTGGTCAGGTAAGAGTGGATTCTTTTTATGAATTGGATATGTCGGGGACTTGGGTGGTTTAG
- the pgsA gene encoding CDP-diacylglycerol--glycerol-3-phosphate 3-phosphatidyltransferase: protein MEDWKTIANIPNLLTVLRVLALPFFIFFLFQKEWEYQIFAFVLFALASLTDLVDGYLARKWNQQTEFGKFLDPLADKFLVIGCFVTFLFIHEPIEVWMVVLIIGRDMLITFLRYIAVRSGNSLRTTMMGKVKTAFQMGAILMILVVFMLISGKRRAMINETYAMGKLAGYSTFEVASQHANEFYTLVKTTESLSFKDFFDSIASFVPYFGMLFTTFITVISGLRYIVTNYQLLTFSNLKRIFYDRANS from the coding sequence GTGGAAGATTGGAAAACCATTGCCAATATCCCGAATTTGCTTACTGTACTTCGGGTTCTAGCACTTCCGTTTTTTATCTTTTTTCTATTCCAAAAGGAATGGGAATACCAAATCTTCGCCTTTGTTCTATTTGCTCTCGCATCCCTTACAGATCTTGTAGACGGATATTTAGCACGTAAATGGAACCAACAAACCGAGTTTGGAAAATTTCTCGATCCCTTAGCGGATAAATTTTTAGTCATCGGTTGTTTTGTTACTTTTTTATTCATCCATGAACCTATCGAAGTTTGGATGGTGGTTCTCATCATTGGGCGAGATATGCTCATCACCTTCCTGCGGTACATTGCGGTTCGGTCTGGAAATAGCCTTCGCACAACGATGATGGGGAAGGTAAAAACTGCCTTCCAAATGGGTGCCATCCTAATGATCCTAGTTGTGTTTATGTTAATCTCTGGCAAAAGAAGAGCTATGATCAATGAAACCTATGCTATGGGAAAATTGGCAGGTTACTCTACCTTCGAAGTGGCGTCACAACATGCAAATGAGTTTTATACTCTTGTCAAAACAACAGAGAGTTTGAGTTTTAAAGATTTTTTTGATTCCATTGCTTCCTTTGTTCCTTATTTTGGAATGTTATTCACAACATTCATCACAGTCATTTCTGGACTTCGTTATATTGTGACCAATTATCAGCTGTTAACATTTTCCAATCTAAAAAGGATTTTTTATGACCGTGCCAACAGTTAA
- the rpsI gene encoding 30S ribosomal protein S9: MAQKAVWAVGRRKTSVARAKIASGTGKITVNHKDVNDYIKNGEHLVRRALEPLLVLEARDKYDIALNVTGGGVVGQVGAIRHAVARALVAFNESLKPTLKKEGFLTRDSRMVERKKYGLRKARRGTQFSKR; this comes from the coding sequence ATGGCGCAAAAAGCAGTTTGGGCAGTAGGCCGACGCAAAACATCCGTTGCACGTGCAAAAATCGCATCTGGAACTGGAAAAATCACAGTTAACCACAAAGATGTAAATGACTACATTAAAAATGGAGAACACCTTGTTCGCCGTGCTCTCGAGCCTCTTCTCGTTTTAGAAGCTCGTGACAAGTATGACATTGCACTCAATGTGACTGGTGGTGGAGTTGTTGGTCAAGTCGGAGCCATCCGTCATGCAGTCGCTCGCGCACTAGTGGCTTTCAACGAGTCTTTAAAACCTACTTTGAAAAAAGAAGGTTTTCTCACTCGAGATAGCCGTATGGTGGAACGTAAAAAATACGGTCTACGCAAAGCTCGTCGAGGAACTCAGTTCTCAAAACGTTAA
- the alaS gene encoding alanine--tRNA ligase: MMSKTVREIAELYTSYFKGKGHTIVPSSSLIPKGDPTLLFTTAGMVQFKPLFTGAVELPYTRAASVQKCVRTTDLEVVGKTERHCTFFEMLGNFSFGDYFKKEAIEYALDFSLNHLHIPKEKIWVTIYLDDDEAKKIWMEAGVPEERIVRLGKKDNFWGPAGDSGACGPCSELYLDRGPEKGGPNCGNNPDCKPGCDCDRYLEYWNLVFNQFNQTVSGELLPLKQTGIDTGSGLERVAMLLQEVDSVYDTDELKSIIRKIEELSGITYDESTKQSFRVITDHSRSVFFSLGDGIYPDRTGRGYVIRRLIRRASLFARKLGIHEPFLYKLIATLRDLYSVRYPELKDKAKDIESILKKEEELFLHTLEVGLEELESLLAQLKANNQTLVTGKEGFRLYSTYGFPREMTKELVEDRGFGFDDKGFEEELEKDRDLSRASWKGKKVQYLTGLSASPELKTEFLGYTETKAPAKVIYLFVDGKSVSEVNQGSEAVVVLDKTPFYAEGGGQIGDWGYLKKEGFQFQVQDTQKENETFLHLGIILKGKVSVGETIEAEIDTTRRQNLANHHSGTHLLNGALRRILGTHVAQKGSIVSSDYLRFDFSHPKALSEEEIVSIEKDVNEAVNAKIPVKTEVLDIDTAKQSGALSMFDEKYGSSVRVISMGDKSKEFCGGTHVSNTKEIGYFAIIKEGSPGAGNRRVEAICGDSVVEYFLSQFQTLAAKIETHNLSAKETFGDLKEFGIVSPVPAPEDLQNLFVKEGNTAVEHLRKLRESLETELEGKSSALFKAKKKKEQLSFQMNPELVDGLLEKAHSFAKGKVVTEVFEAVDAKALKDLADSLKAKEPEILCLFGTSDGDASTLVFMCNKVLNERGIHCGDLLKETLVMLDGKGGGRPDMAQGGGKKPESLGAALEFALELSKKKLG; this comes from the coding sequence ATGATGTCGAAAACCGTCCGCGAAATTGCAGAGTTGTATACTAGTTACTTTAAAGGGAAAGGCCACACCATTGTGCCTTCCTCAAGCCTTATCCCGAAAGGGGATCCAACACTTTTATTCACAACCGCCGGGATGGTTCAGTTCAAACCTTTGTTTACGGGAGCCGTTGAGTTGCCATACACTCGCGCCGCTTCGGTTCAAAAATGTGTTCGTACTACCGATTTAGAGGTAGTTGGGAAAACAGAAAGACATTGTACCTTCTTTGAAATGCTTGGAAATTTTTCCTTTGGCGATTATTTCAAAAAAGAAGCCATTGAATACGCGTTAGATTTTTCATTAAACCATCTTCATATCCCTAAAGAAAAAATTTGGGTCACCATTTACTTAGATGATGATGAAGCCAAAAAGATTTGGATGGAAGCTGGAGTTCCCGAAGAACGAATTGTACGCCTAGGAAAAAAAGATAACTTTTGGGGGCCTGCGGGAGACAGTGGGGCTTGTGGTCCATGTTCGGAATTGTATTTGGACAGAGGTCCAGAAAAAGGTGGCCCAAATTGTGGAAACAATCCGGATTGTAAACCAGGTTGTGACTGCGATCGTTATTTAGAATATTGGAATTTAGTATTCAACCAATTCAACCAAACGGTTTCGGGTGAACTCCTTCCTTTAAAACAAACGGGAATTGATACAGGGTCAGGACTCGAACGAGTGGCAATGCTTCTGCAAGAGGTGGACTCCGTTTATGATACCGATGAATTAAAATCCATCATTCGTAAAATAGAAGAACTCTCAGGGATTACTTACGACGAATCGACAAAACAATCTTTCCGTGTGATCACGGATCATTCCCGTTCCGTATTTTTTTCGTTAGGTGACGGGATTTATCCGGACCGCACAGGACGTGGATATGTGATTCGTAGGCTCATCCGTAGGGCTTCGTTATTTGCAAGAAAACTAGGAATCCACGAACCGTTTTTATACAAACTAATTGCGACACTCCGTGATTTGTATTCTGTACGTTACCCAGAACTAAAAGACAAAGCAAAAGACATTGAATCCATTTTAAAAAAGGAAGAGGAACTCTTTCTTCACACTTTGGAAGTGGGACTAGAAGAATTAGAATCTCTTCTTGCCCAATTAAAAGCAAACAATCAAACTCTGGTAACTGGAAAAGAAGGATTTCGGTTGTATTCCACTTACGGGTTTCCTCGTGAGATGACCAAGGAACTTGTGGAAGATCGGGGTTTTGGTTTTGATGACAAGGGATTTGAAGAGGAGCTGGAAAAAGATCGGGATCTTTCTCGCGCGAGTTGGAAGGGAAAAAAAGTCCAATACCTCACAGGTCTTTCGGCGAGCCCAGAACTCAAAACTGAATTTTTAGGATACACGGAAACAAAAGCACCGGCAAAAGTAATTTATCTTTTTGTAGATGGAAAGTCAGTATCCGAGGTGAACCAAGGATCAGAGGCCGTTGTGGTTCTCGACAAAACTCCATTTTATGCAGAGGGTGGTGGTCAGATTGGTGATTGGGGGTATCTCAAAAAAGAAGGGTTCCAGTTCCAAGTCCAGGACACTCAAAAAGAAAACGAAACCTTTTTACATCTAGGAATCATTTTGAAAGGAAAAGTCTCTGTCGGGGAAACCATTGAAGCAGAGATTGATACCACTCGCCGCCAAAATTTAGCCAACCACCATTCCGGCACACATTTGTTAAATGGGGCTCTGCGAAGAATTCTCGGAACCCATGTGGCTCAAAAAGGTTCCATTGTTTCTTCTGATTATTTGCGATTTGATTTTTCACACCCCAAAGCACTTTCGGAAGAGGAAATTGTTTCTATTGAAAAAGATGTGAATGAAGCAGTGAATGCTAAAATTCCCGTCAAAACAGAAGTTTTGGACATCGATACTGCAAAACAATCGGGCGCCTTATCCATGTTCGACGAAAAATATGGTAGTTCTGTTCGTGTGATTTCTATGGGTGATAAGTCCAAAGAATTCTGTGGGGGAACTCATGTTTCCAACACAAAAGAAATTGGATACTTTGCCATCATCAAAGAGGGAAGTCCTGGGGCAGGAAACCGAAGGGTAGAAGCCATTTGTGGTGATTCCGTTGTGGAATATTTTTTATCCCAGTTCCAAACACTCGCAGCAAAAATTGAAACTCATAACTTGTCGGCTAAAGAAACCTTTGGAGATTTGAAGGAATTTGGAATTGTTTCTCCAGTGCCAGCTCCCGAAGACTTACAAAACCTTTTTGTGAAAGAAGGGAACACTGCTGTAGAACATTTACGAAAACTTCGCGAAAGTTTGGAGACGGAACTCGAAGGAAAGTCTAGTGCCCTTTTCAAAGCAAAAAAGAAAAAGGAACAATTGAGTTTTCAAATGAATCCGGAACTTGTGGATGGACTTCTAGAAAAGGCACATTCCTTTGCCAAAGGAAAAGTGGTGACAGAAGTTTTTGAAGCAGTGGATGCAAAAGCTTTAAAGGATTTAGCTGATAGTCTCAAAGCCAAAGAACCAGAAATTCTTTGTTTGTTTGGAACGAGTGATGGGGATGCCAGTACCCTCGTATTTATGTGTAACAAGGTTTTGAATGAAAGAGGAATCCACTGTGGGGATCTATTAAAAGAAACCTTGGTGATGTTAGATGGAAAGGGCGGGGGAAGGCCTGATATGGCACAGGGTGGTGGTAAAAAACCGGAGAGCCTGGGAGCCGCTTTGGAATTTGCCTTGGAACTTTCCAAAAAGAAATTAGGATAA
- the rplM gene encoding 50S ribosomal protein L13, which produces MELLSKAHKTPSIAKEAVQKQWFVVDATDKTLGRLASQVASRLRGKHKSTFTPNQDCGDNIIIVNASKVAVTGRKREQKIYYHHSRYPGGMTAIAFHKLIQENPERVIMEAVKGMLPKSKLGDQMLRNCRVFAGNDHNLGAQKPLKLELK; this is translated from the coding sequence ATGGAACTATTGTCTAAAGCCCACAAGACCCCTTCTATTGCAAAAGAAGCCGTACAAAAACAGTGGTTTGTTGTGGACGCAACTGATAAGACTCTCGGAAGATTGGCAAGTCAAGTAGCTTCCCGACTTCGCGGAAAACACAAATCTACCTTCACTCCTAACCAGGACTGTGGTGATAACATCATTATCGTTAATGCATCTAAAGTGGCTGTTACTGGTCGCAAAAGAGAACAAAAAATTTACTACCACCACTCACGTTACCCAGGTGGTATGACTGCAATTGCTTTCCACAAACTCATTCAAGAAAATCCTGAAAGAGTGATCATGGAAGCTGTTAAAGGAATGTTACCTAAATCGAAGTTAGGTGACCAAATGTTGAGAAATTGCCGCGTATTCGCTGGTAATGACCACAACTTGGGAGCTCAAAAGCCCCTAAAACTGGAGTTGAAATAA
- a CDS encoding LolA family protein has product MKVWIGSLLLVLGVSLGAQTSPAHNWHSPSEVVKKIKKNFSDINSYSADFLIKTEDNKKEKQMRGKCFYKRPGKIRYNFAEPEGDEIVSDGKTLHIFIKRLGAVGKQDLTLDRKNTSGPIFTTNSPDGLNRLFRKYHYKFDTIEQPRSMGDTTKYFVLDLDQREKIGGFEKMKLFVDSESYLIKKAVATDGRGKVTTISFSNINFSEEIQDGVFNFHMSGNAKIVNNPLVSEN; this is encoded by the coding sequence ATGAAAGTATGGATCGGATCTTTGTTACTTGTATTGGGTGTTTCTCTTGGTGCCCAAACAAGTCCGGCTCACAATTGGCACTCACCCTCAGAAGTGGTGAAAAAGATAAAGAAGAACTTTAGTGATATCAATTCCTATTCGGCTGATTTTCTCATCAAAACAGAAGACAACAAAAAGGAAAAACAGATGCGCGGGAAATGTTTCTACAAACGTCCCGGAAAAATCAGATATAACTTTGCCGAACCAGAAGGGGACGAAATTGTTTCCGATGGAAAAACACTTCATATTTTTATCAAGAGGTTAGGTGCTGTGGGAAAACAGGATTTAACTCTCGATCGTAAAAATACATCTGGTCCGATCTTTACCACTAACAGTCCTGATGGCCTCAATAGACTCTTTCGTAAATACCATTATAAATTTGATACCATCGAACAACCTCGTTCCATGGGAGATACGACTAAATACTTTGTTTTAGATCTTGACCAAAGAGAAAAAATTGGTGGGTTCGAGAAGATGAAACTATTTGTGGATTCCGAATCTTACTTAATCAAAAAAGCAGTGGCTACCGATGGTCGCGGGAAAGTAACCACCATCTCATTTTCCAATATTAATTTTTCTGAAGAAATCCAAGATGGAGTTTTCAATTTTCACATGAGCGGAAACGCGAAGATTGTAAACAACCCACTTGTCTCCGAGAACTAA
- the trpD gene encoding anthranilate phosphoribosyltransferase: MTVPTVKEILGQVVSGHHLVDGHAELFLSEVMDGKVPEPVLASFLTAMKMKGETTDELYGFVRAMRNHAIKPSKKFDFDFLDTCGTGGDGKGTLNVSTLSALTLASLGFKVAKHGNRSVSSLSGSSDILSGLGYKLDQSTEDSEAEFLRTGFVFLFAPSWHPAMKYAGPVRSALGFRTFFNLIGPLSNPFSPSHQLVGVYDKSLCLPMAEILGRLGSKRAIVCHSADGLDEFSIFEKTDYAYFDGKEAKELTFHPKELGLNPKELDRNTVFSSSKEGAESLFRAVLDPKEATGGTAMVALNAGVAMFLLGAVGDIKTGYETAKAAILEKKVLRFVRETLNLT; encoded by the coding sequence ATGACCGTGCCAACAGTTAAGGAAATACTCGGACAAGTTGTGTCTGGACATCATCTTGTAGATGGTCATGCGGAACTATTTTTAAGTGAAGTGATGGATGGGAAAGTTCCGGAACCAGTTCTTGCTTCCTTTCTCACTGCCATGAAAATGAAGGGAGAAACAACGGACGAGTTGTACGGTTTTGTTCGTGCGATGCGAAATCATGCCATCAAACCTTCAAAGAAATTTGATTTTGATTTTTTGGATACTTGTGGGACAGGGGGGGATGGAAAAGGAACGTTGAACGTTTCCACTCTTTCCGCTCTCACCTTGGCTAGTCTTGGGTTTAAGGTTGCCAAACACGGAAATCGTTCGGTCTCTTCTCTTTCTGGTAGTTCCGATATTTTGTCAGGCCTTGGTTACAAACTAGACCAGTCCACAGAGGATTCTGAAGCGGAATTTCTCCGGACTGGATTTGTATTTTTATTTGCACCTTCTTGGCACCCAGCCATGAAATATGCAGGGCCCGTTCGTTCTGCTCTAGGCTTTCGTACTTTTTTCAATTTGATTGGACCACTTTCGAATCCATTTTCTCCTTCACACCAACTCGTTGGAGTTTACGATAAGTCACTTTGTCTTCCTATGGCAGAAATCTTGGGAAGACTTGGCTCAAAACGGGCGATTGTCTGTCATTCTGCGGATGGTCTGGACGAATTTTCCATCTTTGAAAAGACAGATTATGCCTATTTTGATGGAAAAGAGGCAAAGGAACTAACCTTTCACCCAAAGGAACTCGGCCTAAATCCCAAGGAATTGGATCGAAATACAGTGTTCTCTTCTTCTAAAGAAGGGGCAGAATCCCTTTTTCGGGCAGTTCTCGATCCGAAAGAAGCAACGGGAGGAACCGCAATGGTGGCTCTCAATGCAGGTGTGGCGATGTTTTTACTCGGAGCAGTGGGTGACATCAAAACTGGATACGAAACAGCAAAAGCTGCCATCTTAGAGAAAAAAGTTCTCCGATTCGTTCGTGAAACATTGAATTTAACATAA
- a CDS encoding helix-turn-helix domain-containing protein codes for MNTKRVGQILREAREDKKLSVKDVAKETNIAAKYIIALETEDYSQFPAETFALGFLKNYASYLKLDAAMLLNLYRGEQIEESQAPLEELTRPTTTHFNLDRNKIISLISVFLFVISAYIIYISFEESGSGSMDEETTEVGSTVETVASSDIPSGINFVSQSVPENASVPFILTEDRGVSFSVNNQQCKMFIKGVSNGKANLGFNIFPEKNVYFFQTVEGEETILSYRIEELSSLRRDIRVVTQAVTEKSAKVLVTLKEEREGVAVKSPVGDVPIQVTLFFSKPSYVEFVLDGQMGERGLVSAGEVKHLEARDRLEIKVGDGGAVEMVQNGKERSVLGKPGKLVKKIFIRKQNPYDSTQSIIGELGE; via the coding sequence TTGAACACAAAACGAGTCGGTCAAATACTACGAGAAGCTAGAGAAGATAAAAAACTTTCAGTGAAAGATGTTGCGAAAGAAACAAACATCGCAGCTAAATACATCATTGCCTTAGAAACAGAAGATTATTCCCAGTTTCCTGCCGAGACCTTTGCCCTTGGGTTTCTAAAAAACTACGCTAGTTATTTAAAGTTAGATGCCGCAATGCTTCTGAATCTTTATCGTGGGGAACAAATTGAAGAATCCCAAGCACCTTTGGAAGAACTCACTCGTCCTACAACCACTCACTTCAATTTAGATCGAAATAAAATCATTAGCCTTATTTCTGTATTTCTTTTTGTGATCTCAGCTTATATCATCTATATTAGTTTTGAAGAATCCGGGTCGGGTTCTATGGATGAGGAAACCACAGAAGTTGGTTCTACTGTAGAAACTGTGGCAAGTTCCGACATTCCTTCTGGAATCAATTTTGTTTCTCAAAGTGTTCCAGAAAATGCGAGTGTTCCTTTTATTTTAACAGAAGACCGTGGTGTGAGTTTCAGCGTCAACAACCAACAATGTAAGATGTTTATCAAAGGTGTATCCAATGGAAAAGCAAACCTTGGATTCAATATTTTCCCTGAAAAAAATGTATATTTTTTCCAAACAGTGGAAGGAGAGGAGACCATCCTTTCTTATCGCATAGAAGAATTATCTTCCCTTCGACGTGACATCCGAGTTGTGACTCAAGCAGTTACCGAAAAATCCGCCAAAGTTCTTGTGACTTTAAAAGAAGAAAGAGAAGGTGTTGCTGTAAAATCTCCGGTTGGCGATGTTCCGATCCAAGTCACACTCTTTTTCTCTAAACCAAGTTACGTGGAATTTGTGTTAGATGGACAAATGGGAGAAAGGGGACTTGTTTCTGCTGGCGAAGTCAAACATTTAGAGGCTCGTGACAGATTAGAAATCAAAGTGGGTGATGGTGGAGCCGTAGAAATGGTCCAAAACGGGAAGGAACGTTCTGTTCTTGGAAAACCCGGAAAACTAGTTAAGAAGATTTTCATCCGTAAACAAAATCCTTATGATTCGACTCAGTCCATCATTGGAGAGTTAGGCGAGTAA